CCGGGTGGGAGCCACGTACGTGCAGGAGTGAGGAGAAGCCCCGGGCGCCGGGCATGGTCAGATCCAGCAGGACCAGCTCGATTTCCGGGTGCTGGTTGAGGGCTACTTCCAGGGCTTGGGCGCTGGCCACCTCGATGACCTGGACCGCTGGGAGAGCCTGGCGTAGGGAGTGGACGACGGCGGCGCGGAGTAGCGGGTGGTCGTCGGCTACGAGGATGGTGGTTTCGCTCATGGGGGGATTGTAGGGGGGAATTTTGGATCCCGCGAAGAGCGGACACGCATGGGTGGGGTTGCCACCCAGCGGTAGGGGTACGCCATGCGTGTCCGCGCGGAAAGAAGCGCAACCCGTGCACCCCACGTGGTTCCGTTCAGCGCGGCTGGGTACTGCCCTTCCAGGCGTCGAGGAACTGGCGGCGTTTCAGGGCATCCAGGTAGACCAGCAGGCCCGGGCCCAGCAGGATCGGGCGGTAGCTGCGGCCGGGGGCGCGGCCGCGCTGGGTGGGGACGATCGACATCAGGCGCGCTTCGCGGGAGAGCACCTGCTGGCCGCGGGGGGATAGCAGGTAGTCGAGGAAGCGACGGGCTTCTGCTGCGTTCTGGGCCGTGCGCGGGATGACGGCGGTGCGCAGGACAACGAGGGTGTAGTCCTCGGGCTCGACGATGCCCAGTGGAGCGCCGGCGTCGATGCGGGCCTGGGCGTAGGAGCCCAGTACGTTGTAGACCAGCGAGAGCTGGCCGCTGCTTACGCGGTCCAGCAGTACACCGGTGCGTTCTTCGAGCTGTACCTGGTTGTCGCCCAGCGCGCCGAGCAGCGCGCCGGCCATGCTGCCGCGCTGGCCGTCCTGGGTGGCCAGCAGGTAGCCGACGCTGCTGCGCTCCACGTCGTAGGTGCCAACCTTGCCGGCCAGCGGGGCGTCCGGGGCGCGCAGCAGTTCGAGCAGCTGGCGGCGGGTTTTCGGGACGCG
This is a stretch of genomic DNA from Stenotrophomonas rhizophila. It encodes these proteins:
- a CDS encoding ABC transporter substrate-binding protein — its product is MMRTVFLLLLLAAGPAFAAPGDVQRFPAKGTATAELRIHGSTDIEVFATVITDYQRLHPGTEIVYEDVITQDMYAQYLRQRHSPTGPDMLISSGMDLQAKLVNDGHALPHRSPQTDALPAWAQWRHEAFGISYEPVAMVYNTRTLPAARVPKTRRQLLELLRAPDAPLAGKVGTYDVERSSVGYLLATQDGQRGSMAGALLGALGDNQVQLEERTGVLLDRVSSGQLSLVYNVLGSYAQARIDAGAPLGIVEPEDYTLVVLRTAVIPRTAQNAAEARRFLDYLLSPRGQQVLSREARLMSIVPTQRGRAPGRSYRPILLGPGLLVYLDALKRRQFLDAWKGSTQPR